A window of Dickeya zeae NCPPB 2538 contains these coding sequences:
- the priA gene encoding primosomal protein N', which yields MTHLNAHTTPVVQVALPVPLTRTFDYRLAAGVTPPVPGMRVSVPFGNRKMIGIVVALGAGSGLPPEQLKPLHEVLDDAPLFPDSLWRILLWAADYYHYPIGEVLFHALPILLRQGKPAHRAPLWQWFATEQGRATPLGALKRAPKQQQALAALLQGPLYRHQVAETALTETALQALREKGLSELRAQPTQVQDWREHFSLAGERLRLNTEQATAVGAIRSEDDHFAAWLLAGITGSGKTEVYLSALENILAQGKQALVLVPEIGLTPQTIARFRDRFNAPVEALHSGLNDSERLSVWLRAKQGESAIVIGTRSALFTPFARLGLIIIDEEHDGSYKQQEGWRYHARDLAVFRARQEDIPIVMGSATPALETLYNVQIGKYRQLRLSKRAGNARLAQQHLLDLKGLPLTSGLSQPLIQRVRHHLAQDNQVILFLNRRGFAPVVMCHECGWIAECQRCDSYYTLHQHQRMMRCHHCDSQRPVPQQCPQCGSTHLVPVGLGTEQLEQALPALFPDTPITRIDRDTTSRKGALEQQLAQVRQGGARILIGTQMLAKGHHFPDVTLVALLDVDGSLFSADFRATERFAQLYTQVSGRAGRAGKAGEVVLQTHHPEHPLLQTLLHQGYDAFASQTLQERQSVFLPPFTSHVLFRADDHDNQQASLFLQQLRNLLEASPLRDDALWLMGPVPALQPKRAGRFRWQLLLQHPSRATLQRIIRHSMVLIDTLPQTRKVKWVMDVDPTDS from the coding sequence ATGACGCATTTGAACGCACACACCACGCCCGTTGTTCAGGTTGCTTTGCCAGTGCCACTGACACGCACATTTGATTACCGGCTGGCGGCTGGCGTCACACCGCCGGTACCGGGCATGCGAGTAAGCGTTCCTTTCGGCAACCGCAAGATGATCGGTATCGTGGTGGCGTTGGGCGCGGGCAGTGGGTTGCCGCCGGAACAGCTCAAACCGCTGCATGAAGTACTTGATGACGCCCCGCTATTCCCCGACAGCCTGTGGCGCATCTTGCTATGGGCGGCAGACTATTACCACTACCCGATTGGCGAAGTGTTATTCCATGCGTTGCCGATACTCCTGCGGCAAGGGAAACCAGCCCATCGCGCCCCGCTCTGGCAGTGGTTCGCCACCGAGCAAGGCCGTGCCACGCCGCTAGGTGCACTAAAGCGTGCGCCCAAACAACAGCAGGCGCTGGCTGCGTTATTACAAGGGCCGCTCTATCGCCATCAGGTGGCGGAAACCGCACTGACGGAAACGGCATTGCAGGCGTTGCGCGAAAAAGGGCTGAGCGAGCTACGTGCGCAGCCAACGCAGGTGCAGGACTGGCGGGAACATTTCAGCCTGGCAGGCGAACGTCTGCGCCTGAATACGGAGCAAGCCACCGCTGTCGGAGCCATACGCAGCGAAGATGACCACTTCGCCGCCTGGTTACTGGCGGGGATCACCGGGTCCGGTAAAACCGAGGTTTACCTCAGCGCACTGGAGAATATTCTGGCGCAGGGTAAGCAGGCACTGGTACTGGTGCCGGAAATCGGCCTGACCCCGCAAACCATCGCCCGTTTTCGCGATCGGTTTAATGCCCCAGTAGAGGCACTGCACTCCGGGTTAAATGACAGCGAGCGGTTGTCGGTGTGGTTACGGGCGAAACAGGGTGAATCCGCCATTGTGATTGGTACGCGTTCCGCGCTGTTTACCCCTTTTGCGCGACTGGGGCTCATCATCATCGACGAAGAGCACGACGGTTCTTATAAGCAACAGGAAGGCTGGCGTTACCATGCGCGCGATCTGGCGGTGTTTCGCGCCCGGCAGGAAGATATCCCCATCGTGATGGGATCCGCCACTCCCGCGCTGGAAACGCTCTACAACGTACAGATTGGCAAGTACCGCCAGTTACGGCTGAGCAAACGCGCGGGCAACGCCCGGCTGGCTCAGCAACACTTGCTGGATTTGAAAGGCTTACCGCTGACCAGCGGCTTGTCGCAACCGTTAATCCAGCGTGTTCGACATCATCTGGCACAGGATAATCAGGTTATCCTGTTCCTTAACCGCCGTGGCTTCGCGCCAGTGGTGATGTGCCATGAATGCGGCTGGATAGCCGAATGCCAGCGCTGCGACAGCTATTACACCTTGCACCAACATCAGCGCATGATGCGCTGCCACCACTGCGACAGCCAGCGTCCGGTGCCGCAGCAGTGCCCGCAATGCGGCTCCACCCATCTGGTGCCGGTGGGTCTGGGTACCGAACAGCTCGAACAGGCGCTACCAGCGTTGTTTCCCGATACCCCCATCACCCGCATTGATCGCGATACTACCAGCCGTAAAGGCGCGCTGGAGCAGCAACTGGCGCAAGTCCGCCAGGGCGGTGCCCGCATTCTGATCGGCACCCAGATGTTGGCCAAAGGACACCATTTTCCTGACGTTACGTTGGTCGCGTTGCTGGATGTCGACGGTTCGCTGTTTTCCGCCGACTTTCGTGCCACCGAGCGCTTCGCCCAGCTCTACACGCAGGTATCCGGGCGCGCCGGGCGCGCCGGTAAAGCCGGTGAAGTCGTGCTACAGACCCATCACCCGGAGCACCCGCTGTTACAAACGCTGCTGCATCAGGGCTACGATGCGTTCGCCAGCCAGACGCTACAAGAACGCCAGAGCGTATTTCTGCCGCCGTTTACCAGCCATGTTCTGTTCCGGGCCGATGATCATGACAATCAGCAGGCCAGCCTGTTCCTGCAGCAGTTACGCAATTTGCTGGAAGCCAGCCCGCTGCGCGACGACGCGTTGTGGCTGATGGGACCGGTCCCCGCATTGCAGCCAAAACGTGCCGGGCGTTTTCGCTGGCAATTACTGCTGCAACACCCATCGCGCGCCACGCTGCAGCGCATCATCCGTCATTCTATGGTGTTGATTGATACCCTACCGCAAACCCGCAAGGTGAAATGGGTCATGGATGTCGACCCGACAGACAGTTGA
- the hslU gene encoding HslU--HslV peptidase ATPase subunit: MSEMTPREIVSELDSYIIGQHKAKRAVAIALRNRWRRMQLEESLRHEVTPKNILMIGPTGVGKTEIARRLAKLANAPFIKVEATKFTEVGYVGKEVDSIIRDLTDVAIKMVRQQSIEKNRYRAEELAEERILDVLIPPAKNNWGQPEENHEPSAARQAFRKKLREGLLDDKEIEIELAAAPVGVEIMAPPGMEEMTNQLQSMFQNLAGQKQKSRKIKIREAFKLLVEEEAAKLVNPEELKEQAIEAVEQHGIVFIDEIDKICKRGDTSGPDVSREGVQRDLLPLVEGCTVSTKHGMVKTDHILFIASGAFQVASPSDLIPELQGRLPIRVELQALTTEDFERILTEPSASLTRQYQALMETEGVNITFQPDGIRRIAEAAWQVNERTENIGARRLHTVLERLIEDVSYGASEMNGQTVTIDADYVRSHLDELVADEDLSRFIL; encoded by the coding sequence ATGTCTGAAATGACCCCGCGCGAAATAGTCAGCGAGCTTGATAGCTACATCATCGGACAGCACAAAGCAAAGCGCGCCGTCGCGATCGCCTTGCGTAACCGCTGGCGTCGCATGCAGCTGGAAGAGAGCCTGCGCCATGAAGTGACCCCGAAAAATATCCTGATGATCGGCCCAACCGGGGTGGGTAAAACGGAAATCGCCCGTCGCCTCGCCAAGCTGGCTAACGCGCCGTTTATCAAGGTAGAAGCGACTAAATTCACCGAGGTGGGTTATGTCGGCAAGGAAGTGGATTCCATCATCCGTGATCTGACCGACGTGGCCATTAAAATGGTGCGTCAGCAGTCAATAGAGAAAAACCGTTATCGCGCTGAAGAACTGGCCGAAGAACGCATTCTGGACGTGCTGATTCCCCCGGCCAAGAACAACTGGGGCCAGCCGGAAGAGAACCATGAGCCGTCCGCTGCTCGTCAGGCATTCCGCAAAAAGCTGCGCGAAGGGCTGCTTGACGACAAAGAAATCGAAATCGAACTGGCGGCTGCACCGGTTGGTGTCGAAATCATGGCCCCTCCCGGCATGGAAGAGATGACCAATCAGTTGCAATCCATGTTCCAGAATCTGGCAGGGCAGAAACAAAAAAGCCGCAAGATCAAGATTCGCGAGGCCTTCAAACTGCTGGTGGAAGAAGAAGCCGCCAAGCTGGTTAACCCGGAAGAACTCAAGGAGCAGGCGATTGAGGCGGTGGAGCAACACGGCATCGTCTTCATCGATGAAATCGACAAGATTTGCAAACGGGGCGATACCTCCGGCCCGGACGTATCACGCGAAGGCGTCCAGCGCGACCTGCTGCCACTGGTGGAAGGCTGTACGGTGTCCACGAAGCACGGCATGGTAAAAACCGACCATATCCTGTTCATCGCGTCCGGCGCGTTCCAGGTTGCCAGCCCATCGGACCTGATCCCCGAGTTGCAGGGCCGTCTGCCGATCCGGGTTGAGTTGCAGGCGCTGACCACCGAAGACTTCGAGCGTATTCTGACCGAACCCAGCGCCTCGCTGACCCGTCAGTATCAGGCGTTGATGGAAACCGAAGGCGTTAACATCACCTTCCAGCCGGATGGTATCCGCCGTATCGCGGAAGCGGCCTGGCAGGTTAACGAGCGTACGGAAAACATCGGCGCTCGTCGTCTGCATACGGTATTAGAGCGCTTGATCGAGGATGTGTCCTACGGTGCCAGTGAAATGAACGGCCAAACCGTGACGATCGATGCAGATTATGTACGCAGTCACCTCGATGAGTTAGTAGCAGATGAAGATCTGAGCCGATTTATCTTATAA
- the metB gene encoding cystathionine gamma-synthase — MTRKQATIAVRSGLNNDEQFGCVVPPIHLSSTYNFTGFNEPRAHDYSRRGNPTRDVVQRALAELEGGAGAVMTSSGMSAIMLVCTVFLKPGDLLVAPHDCYGGSYRLFDSLSKRGAFNVKFVDQGNLAELNAALAEKPKLVLVESPSNPLLRVVDIAAICQAARDVGAVSVVDNTFLSPALQNPLKLGADLVVHSCTKYLNGHSDVVAGAVIARDSDVATELAWWANNIGVTGAAFDSYLLLRGMRTLSPRMAMAQKNALQIVEYLRHQPLVKALYHPSLPENAGHEIACRQQSGFGAMLSFELDGDEDTLRRFLSALDLFTLAESLGGVESLISHAATMTHAGMAPQARAAAGISETLLRISVGIEDGDDLVASLDRAFQAAAKR; from the coding sequence ATGACGCGTAAACAGGCTACTATCGCAGTCCGCAGTGGGTTAAACAACGACGAGCAGTTCGGTTGTGTTGTTCCCCCGATTCACCTCTCCAGTACTTACAACTTCACCGGTTTCAATGAGCCCAGAGCGCATGACTATTCACGGCGCGGCAACCCGACCCGTGATGTTGTCCAGCGCGCGCTGGCGGAGCTGGAAGGCGGAGCGGGCGCGGTCATGACCAGCAGCGGTATGTCGGCTATCATGCTGGTTTGTACGGTATTCCTGAAGCCCGGCGATCTGTTGGTCGCGCCGCATGATTGTTACGGCGGCAGCTATCGTTTGTTTGACAGCCTGAGCAAACGCGGTGCTTTCAACGTGAAATTCGTCGATCAGGGCAATCTGGCGGAACTTAACGCCGCCCTGGCGGAAAAACCAAAACTGGTGCTGGTTGAAAGCCCCAGCAACCCGCTTCTGCGCGTCGTGGATATCGCTGCTATCTGTCAGGCGGCCCGTGATGTTGGGGCGGTGAGCGTGGTGGATAACACCTTCCTGAGTCCGGCGTTACAAAATCCGCTCAAACTGGGTGCGGATCTGGTGGTGCACTCCTGCACCAAATACCTTAACGGTCATTCGGATGTGGTGGCAGGGGCGGTGATTGCCCGCGACTCCGATGTGGCGACGGAACTGGCCTGGTGGGCTAACAACATTGGTGTGACCGGCGCGGCGTTTGATAGCTACCTGTTGCTGCGTGGTATGCGTACGCTGTCGCCGCGTATGGCGATGGCGCAGAAGAATGCATTGCAAATTGTGGAGTATTTGCGGCATCAGCCACTGGTCAAGGCGTTGTATCATCCTTCTTTGCCCGAGAATGCCGGCCATGAGATTGCCTGTCGGCAGCAGTCCGGTTTTGGCGCGATGCTGAGTTTTGAGCTGGATGGCGATGAAGATACCCTGCGTCGTTTTCTGTCCGCGCTGGATCTCTTCACGCTGGCGGAGTCGCTGGGTGGCGTCGAGAGTCTGATTTCTCATGCCGCGACTATGACTCACGCAGGTATGGCACCGCAAGCGCGCGCCGCCGCCGGTATCTCGGAAACGTTATTGCGTATTTCTGTCGGCATTGAAGATGGTGACGATCTGGTCGCCTCTCTGGACAGAGCATTTCAGGCAGCAGCCAAGAGGTAA
- the metJ gene encoding met regulon transcriptional regulator MetJ, translated as MAEWNGEYVSPYAEHGKKSEQVKKITVSIPLKVLKILTDERTRRQVNNLRHATNSELLCEAFLHAFTGQPLPNDDDLRKERGDEIPEAAKAIMREMGIDPDTWEY; from the coding sequence ATGGCTGAGTGGAATGGCGAATATGTAAGCCCATACGCTGAACACGGCAAGAAAAGTGAGCAGGTTAAGAAGATCACCGTATCTATCCCTTTGAAGGTATTGAAGATACTGACAGACGAGCGTACCCGTCGTCAGGTCAACAACCTGCGTCACGCAACCAATAGCGAGTTACTGTGTGAAGCGTTCTTGCACGCTTTTACCGGCCAACCCTTACCCAATGATGACGATTTGCGTAAAGAGCGCGGCGATGAAATTCCTGAAGCCGCCAAAGCGATTATGCGTGAAATGGGGATTGACCCGGATACGTGGGAATACTGA
- the rpmE gene encoding 50S ribosomal protein L31 has product MKEGIHPNYVEITATCSCGNVIKTRSTVAHDLNLDVCGACHPFFTGKQRVVDTGGRVERFNKRFSMPGAKK; this is encoded by the coding sequence ATGAAAGAAGGTATTCACCCGAATTACGTTGAAATTACTGCAACTTGCTCTTGCGGTAACGTCATCAAAACCCGTTCTACTGTTGCTCACGACCTGAACCTGGACGTCTGTGGTGCTTGCCACCCGTTCTTCACCGGTAAACAGCGTGTGGTTGACACCGGCGGTCGTGTTGAGCGTTTCAACAAACGTTTCAGCATGCCAGGCGCCAAAAAATAA
- the hslV gene encoding ATP-dependent protease subunit HslV, translating to MTTIVSVRRNGQVVIGGDGQATLGNTVMKGNVRKVRRLYNDRVIAGFAGGTADAFTLFELFERKLELHQGHLVKAAVELAKDWRTDRMLRRLEALLAVADENASLIITGNGDVIQPENDLIAIGSGGPYAQAAARALLENTELSAREIVEKSLGIAGDICIYTNQFHTIEELASKA from the coding sequence GTGACAACAATTGTAAGTGTGCGTCGCAATGGTCAGGTGGTGATTGGCGGTGACGGGCAAGCCACCCTGGGCAACACCGTAATGAAAGGCAATGTACGCAAGGTGCGTCGCTTGTATAACGATCGGGTTATCGCCGGGTTTGCTGGTGGCACCGCGGATGCCTTCACTCTGTTTGAACTGTTTGAGCGCAAGCTGGAACTGCATCAGGGTCATCTGGTTAAAGCAGCAGTGGAACTGGCGAAAGACTGGCGTACTGACCGTATGCTGCGTCGTCTGGAAGCACTGCTGGCTGTCGCCGACGAAAATGCGTCGCTTATCATCACCGGTAACGGCGATGTAATTCAGCCGGAAAACGACCTGATCGCCATCGGCTCCGGTGGCCCCTATGCACAGGCCGCGGCGCGCGCTTTACTGGAAAACACGGAATTAAGCGCCCGGGAGATTGTCGAAAAATCACTGGGTATTGCGGGTGATATTTGCATCTACACCAACCAGTTCCACACGATTGAAGAATTAGCCTCCAAGGCGTAA
- the cytR gene encoding DNA-binding transcriptional regulator CytR, producing MEQKRFIPPATMKDVADKAGVSTATVSRALTNPEKVSAATRKKVEQAALAVGYSAQNLARNLKRHESRTILALVPDICDPFFSEMLRGIEETAAERGYLVLIGDCAHQRQTEKTFLDLIATRQIDGILLLGSQLPFDAGRDERRHLPPMVMANEFAPELDMPTVHIDNLTAAFEAVSYLHQLGHQRIACIAGPQQIPLSEYRLQGYIQALRRCGLVIDNQYIVHGDFSYDTGSRGLTTLMSHPTPPSAIFCHSDVMALGALTQARKMGLDVPRDLSLIGFDDIAQASHCFPALTTVSQPRYDIGREATLLLLTQLQQHKVARGSRLMSSQLIIRDSTAAPPLRVTGFKNSGAGQTF from the coding sequence TTGGAGCAGAAAAGATTCATCCCACCCGCAACCATGAAAGACGTGGCCGATAAGGCTGGCGTCTCCACCGCAACGGTGTCACGCGCCCTGACCAACCCGGAGAAAGTCTCGGCTGCGACCCGCAAGAAGGTGGAGCAGGCTGCGCTGGCAGTGGGGTACTCTGCACAAAACCTTGCTCGTAATCTCAAGCGGCATGAATCAAGAACGATTCTGGCGTTGGTGCCTGATATCTGCGACCCCTTCTTCAGCGAAATGCTGCGCGGCATCGAAGAAACCGCCGCAGAACGCGGTTATCTGGTCTTGATCGGCGATTGCGCGCACCAGCGCCAGACAGAAAAAACCTTTCTGGACCTGATTGCCACCCGCCAGATAGACGGCATCCTGTTATTGGGGTCGCAACTGCCGTTCGATGCGGGTAGAGATGAGCGTCGTCATCTTCCGCCGATGGTGATGGCAAACGAGTTTGCGCCCGAGCTGGATATGCCCACGGTACACATTGATAACCTGACCGCCGCGTTTGAAGCCGTCAGTTATCTCCATCAGTTAGGGCATCAGCGCATCGCCTGTATTGCCGGCCCACAGCAGATTCCGCTCAGCGAGTATCGGCTGCAGGGTTATATTCAGGCGCTACGACGCTGTGGGCTGGTTATCGACAACCAGTACATCGTACACGGCGATTTTAGTTACGATACCGGCTCGCGCGGCCTGACAACGCTGATGTCACACCCGACTCCCCCCAGCGCGATTTTCTGCCATAGCGACGTGATGGCGCTGGGTGCGTTAACCCAGGCGCGGAAAATGGGGCTGGACGTCCCACGAGACCTGTCGCTTATCGGGTTTGATGACATCGCCCAGGCCAGCCACTGCTTTCCGGCGCTGACTACCGTTTCTCAGCCGCGCTACGATATTGGTCGTGAAGCGACGCTGTTGCTGCTGACGCAATTGCAGCAACACAAGGTGGCTCGCGGGTCACGGCTAATGTCCAGTCAGTTGATTATTCGCGACAGTACTGCCGCTCCACCGCTGCGTGTTACAGGCTTTAAGAATTCCGGTGCTGGTCAAACATTTTAG
- a CDS encoding bifunctional aspartate kinase/homoserine dehydrogenase II: MSALGIAAAVKGRQLHKFGGSSLADVKCYQRVAGIMANYSQAGDLMVVSAAGSTTNQLISWLTLSQSDRISAHQVQQSLRRYQSELISGLLPAETAAPLINEFIRDLERLAALLDGKMTDATYAEVVGHGEIWSARLMAAVLNQKNLSAAWLDARTFLRTERAAQPQVDEGRSWPLLQQLLTQHAGQRLVITGFISSNEAGETVLLGRNGSDYSATQIGALAGVERVTIWSDVAGVYSADPRKVKDACLLPLLRLDEASELARLAAPVLHARTLQPVSGSDIDLQLRCSYQPEQGSTRIERVLASGTGAKIVTSHDDVCLIEIGVPADHDFVRMHKDVEQLLQKAQIRPLALGVHQDRNLLQLCYTSEVVGSAWQVLEQAALPVSLHLREGLALVALVGAGVCRNPLHSHRFYQQLRDQPIEFVWQAEDDISLVAVLRVGPTEHLVRGLHHSLFRAEKRIGLVVFGKGNIGSRWLELFAREQSLISARTGFEFTLAGVVDSSRSLLNYEGLDASRVLAFFGDEAQERDDDELFLWMRAHPYDDLVVLDVTASQSVADLYLDFASYGFHVISANKLAGASGGDNYRQIRDAFAKTGRHWLYNATVGAGLPVNYAVHDLRESGDSILAISGIFSGTLSWLFLQFDGTVPFTELVDQAWQQGLTEPDPRVDLSGQDVMRKLVILAREAGYEIEPNQVRVESLVPAGCENVSVDQFFEDGEPLNQQMLQRLEAANEMGLVLRYVARFDSNGKARVGVEAVRADHPLAALLPCDNVFAIESRWYRDNPLVIRGPGAGRDVTAGAIQSDLNRLAQLL, from the coding sequence ATGAGTGCGTTAGGGATAGCAGCGGCCGTAAAAGGACGGCAACTGCATAAATTCGGCGGCAGCAGTCTGGCAGATGTGAAATGTTATCAGCGTGTCGCTGGCATCATGGCGAATTACAGCCAGGCTGGCGACTTGATGGTGGTCTCAGCGGCAGGCAGCACCACCAACCAGTTAATTAGCTGGTTGACCCTCAGCCAGTCGGACCGGATTTCCGCCCATCAGGTACAGCAGTCGCTGCGCCGTTATCAAAGCGAACTGATTTCCGGTTTGCTGCCCGCCGAAACGGCAGCACCGCTGATTAATGAATTTATTCGCGATCTGGAACGTCTGGCGGCGTTGCTGGATGGCAAAATGACCGATGCCACCTATGCCGAAGTGGTGGGGCACGGCGAAATCTGGTCGGCACGGCTGATGGCGGCAGTGCTGAATCAGAAAAACCTGTCGGCGGCCTGGCTGGATGCGCGAACCTTCCTGCGCACCGAACGGGCGGCACAGCCGCAGGTCGATGAAGGCCGCTCATGGCCATTGTTGCAGCAATTACTGACCCAGCATGCCGGGCAGCGGCTGGTCATCACCGGTTTTATCAGTAGCAACGAGGCCGGTGAAACCGTGCTGCTGGGGCGTAACGGCAGTGACTATTCCGCCACTCAAATTGGCGCGCTGGCGGGTGTTGAGCGCGTGACTATCTGGAGCGACGTGGCCGGTGTGTACAGCGCTGACCCACGCAAAGTCAAAGATGCGTGTTTGCTGCCGTTGCTGCGGCTGGATGAAGCCAGCGAGCTGGCTCGTCTGGCTGCACCGGTACTGCATGCCCGTACCCTACAGCCGGTTTCTGGTAGTGATATCGATCTGCAATTGCGCTGCAGCTATCAGCCAGAGCAGGGGTCGACTCGTATTGAGCGCGTGCTGGCGTCCGGCACCGGTGCCAAGATTGTCACCAGCCATGATGATGTCTGCCTGATTGAGATTGGCGTACCGGCGGATCACGACTTTGTCCGTATGCACAAAGACGTCGAGCAGCTGTTGCAGAAAGCGCAAATTCGGCCGCTGGCGCTGGGCGTACATCAGGACCGTAACCTGCTGCAATTGTGCTACACCTCGGAAGTGGTAGGCAGTGCCTGGCAAGTGCTGGAACAGGCGGCGTTGCCGGTATCGCTACACCTGCGTGAAGGGCTGGCGTTGGTCGCGTTGGTGGGGGCCGGTGTGTGCCGTAACCCGTTGCACAGCCACCGTTTCTACCAGCAATTGCGTGACCAGCCGATCGAGTTCGTCTGGCAGGCGGAAGACGATATCAGTCTGGTGGCGGTATTGCGCGTCGGGCCGACCGAGCATCTGGTGCGCGGTCTGCATCACTCGCTGTTTCGGGCGGAAAAGCGCATTGGCCTGGTCGTGTTTGGCAAAGGCAACATCGGTTCTCGCTGGCTTGAACTGTTCGCCCGTGAGCAGAGCCTGATTTCGGCGCGTACCGGTTTTGAATTCACGCTGGCGGGGGTGGTGGATAGTTCCCGCAGCCTGCTGAATTACGAGGGGTTGGATGCCAGTCGCGTACTGGCTTTCTTTGGCGATGAAGCGCAGGAACGTGACGATGACGAACTGTTCCTGTGGATGCGTGCTCATCCGTATGATGATCTGGTGGTGTTGGATGTCACCGCGAGTCAGTCGGTTGCTGACCTTTATCTGGATTTTGCCAGCTACGGTTTCCATGTGATTAGCGCCAATAAACTGGCGGGCGCGTCCGGCGGCGATAATTACCGCCAGATTCGCGATGCCTTCGCGAAAACCGGGCGTCACTGGTTGTATAACGCGACAGTTGGTGCCGGGTTGCCGGTGAACTATGCGGTGCATGATCTGCGTGAAAGCGGTGACAGCATTCTGGCTATCAGCGGTATTTTCTCCGGCACGCTGTCATGGCTATTCCTGCAGTTTGACGGCACGGTGCCGTTTACCGAACTGGTGGATCAGGCCTGGCAGCAAGGGTTGACCGAGCCGGATCCGCGCGTTGATCTTTCCGGGCAGGATGTGATGCGCAAGCTGGTTATTTTGGCGCGTGAAGCCGGTTATGAGATAGAGCCCAATCAGGTGCGGGTGGAGTCACTGGTGCCTGCCGGGTGTGAGAATGTCTCGGTGGATCAGTTCTTTGAAGATGGTGAGCCGCTGAATCAGCAGATGTTGCAGCGACTGGAAGCCGCCAATGAGATGGGGCTGGTGCTGCGCTATGTCGCCCGTTTTGATAGTAACGGCAAAGCGCGTGTCGGTGTAGAAGCGGTGCGGGCGGATCATCCGCTGGCGGCGTTGTTGCCGTGTGATAACGTATTTGCCATCGAAAGCCGCTGGTATCGTGACAACCCACTGGTGATCCGTGGTCCGGGCGCTGGCCGCGATGTGACTGCAGGTGCCATTCAGTCGGATCTCAACCGTCTGGCACAACTGCTGTGA
- the ftsN gene encoding cell division protein FtsN, protein MAQRDYVSRGRSGTRRKKTSSRKRGGSSGASKTMIALAVAVLVTFAGGLYFIAHNKPDESPVLPHQGTKGNGLPPKPEERWRYIKELENRQIGVASPTEPSAGGEIQSTGQLTNEQRQLLEQMQSDMKRQPTTLTEVPYNDQSQMQARSLNTPRTQTVVPGVSSTNTNGTIQPMTPRTTTAAPLTTPRHATSNATTPTQTAPKPVQTEPRKEVTKTEPPAAAKETAKTDNTKPDSKSENKPEKEQRWMVQCGSFKTTEPAESVRAELAFAGVESRITSSGGWHRIMLGPYNSRALADKMAQKLKGMGQSNCIPLASGG, encoded by the coding sequence GTGGCACAACGAGACTATGTCAGCCGGGGGCGTTCTGGAACGCGCCGGAAAAAAACATCCAGCCGGAAACGAGGGGGGTCCTCAGGCGCATCTAAAACTATGATAGCGCTGGCCGTTGCCGTGCTGGTCACGTTTGCCGGTGGACTCTATTTTATCGCCCACAATAAGCCGGATGAATCGCCGGTCCTGCCGCATCAGGGCACCAAAGGCAATGGGTTGCCGCCCAAACCGGAAGAACGCTGGCGTTATATCAAAGAGCTGGAAAACCGTCAGATTGGCGTGGCGTCGCCGACCGAACCATCGGCAGGGGGAGAAATCCAGTCAACAGGCCAACTGACCAATGAACAGCGCCAACTGCTCGAACAGATGCAATCAGACATGAAACGCCAGCCGACAACGCTGACGGAAGTGCCTTACAACGATCAGAGCCAGATGCAGGCCCGCTCTCTTAACACACCCCGAACGCAAACCGTGGTGCCCGGTGTATCGAGTACCAATACCAATGGCACGATACAACCGATGACGCCACGCACGACGACTGCCGCCCCGTTGACAACGCCGCGTCATGCCACGTCGAACGCCACCACGCCGACGCAAACGGCCCCAAAACCGGTACAGACGGAACCCCGTAAAGAGGTAACGAAAACAGAACCGCCGGCAGCGGCCAAAGAAACAGCTAAAACCGACAACACCAAGCCGGACAGCAAATCTGAGAACAAACCAGAGAAAGAACAGCGCTGGATGGTGCAATGTGGCTCGTTCAAAACCACTGAACCCGCAGAGTCGGTACGCGCAGAACTGGCGTTTGCCGGTGTAGAAAGTCGTATCACCAGTAGCGGTGGCTGGCACCGAATCATGCTCGGTCCGTACAACAGCCGCGCTCTCGCCGACAAAATGGCACAAAAGCTCAAAGGTATGGGGCAATCCAACTGCATCCCGTTAGCCAGCGGGGGTTGA